The genomic interval CAGGTCCGCCTAATGAATAAGCTGCATTAATTTTATAATCTCTATAGCCGGGTATTTTAGCGTAGGTATCACGCATCACAGATACTATTTTCATTTTTTTATGAATATAATCATACTGTGCAACCATAATTGAATCTGTACGAGATTTACCGCCGTCAGACTTGTCAGCACCTAAGAGCAGAATTGAAATTTTTCCATCATTTTTAACAGGACCGTTAAATTTTTGAACTTTCATATTTGAATTATGTTTTTTCGCGTAATCGATACCACTTTTGTACCCTGAAACAGCATAAACAATAAACGCTATAAAAATAATAAGTACACCAAGTAAAATAAAAGGCAATTTGCGTATCTTTTTCTTCACTCTTTTTTTGCGAGGTGGAGGTGGATTGTTGTTACTTCTTTTATAATTTTCTTTTTGTTTGTCTTCTTCAGTCATTTTAACCAACCTTATATCTTCAAAATTAACAGTCTATGTAATATAATTAATACATACTAAAGTTATATAAATTTCTTTTAAAAATCAAGTGTTTTATAGGCAAATGGTACTAAGGTCCCAGAAAAAGAAAGGATAGATAACATGAATATCAATACTGCATACTTTGCAGGCGGGTGTTTCTGGTGCATGACCCAGCCTTTCGATTCATATGATGGCATTGAAAAAGTGACATCTGGTTACATGGGCGGCACAGTAGAAAATCCGACTTACGAAGAAGTAAAAAAAGGTGAAACAGGCCATTTAGAAACTGTTAAAGTAGAATATGACGTGGCTCTGTTTTCTTATCATAAATTATTAGAAATTTTCTTCTCTGTCATCGATCCTACTGATGCAGAAGGACAATATCAAGATCGCGGTTCTCAATATCGTACTGCTATTTTCTATACGAACGAAGATCAACGTGAAACTGCAGAACAATATATTGAAGAACTAAAATCTACGATTGATCGAGATAAAGCGATTGCCACTCAAATTTTACCTGTTTCTGAATTTTATGAAGCAGAAGAATATCATCAAGACTTTTATAAAAAGAATCCTGAACGTTTTGCTGAAGAAGAACAACAACGCGAAGCAATCAAGCAGCAAAAAAGTCAATAAGCAATATAAAAATATGGTAAGAGAGCCTCTTGTTTTTGACTCTCTTACCATATTTTCTTTATAAACAATCTATTATCATTCTAAAATATTAATTTCATCATGGCGCCATCTATTTTTTTCCATCATATCAGTCCAATTTTGAAATAATTGCTGTGCATATGGAATCCAATATGCTGGCAGTGGTTTAAGTGTGTCTCCACGGAAGTAATTTTTAGGTTTAGCAGCCGCTTCCCCATTCTTCTCTCTATCTCTCACATACTCATTCAGCAACGTATCCGCTTCATACTCAAAATGACCGCCGATATATAAATCCGTCTGCGCTTGATTAGAGATAAAATCCATTCCCGTATAAGGACTATACGTAATCACATCTAAATCCGCTTCCCCCATCACCTCATAAGGATCCATATAAGACCCGCGCGATTGCGGAATAATGTATTCAGGAATCGCCTCTAATACAGGATGTTCTTGCATAATATGATAACGATAAATGCCCGTCATCTTTTCAGGGAACATCCTTTTTTGAATCCCATATCGATAATTCAGCGCAAACTGTGCGCCCCAGCAAATAAACATACGCTGTTTCACATGCGTATCAGACCAATCATAGATTTCTTTCAATTCCTCAACATAATCTACTTCAGAAAAAGAAAGATGTTCAACAGGCGCACCTGTCATAATCAAACCATCATAATAATGATCCTTAATATCATCAAATTCCTTATAATACTGCGCAGCACGTTCACTAGAAGAAGTTCGGCTTTGATGTGTGACAGGATAAATAAAATCAACATTAATTGAATGATCCGTTTGTCCGAATAAACGTAACAGTTGTCTTTCAGCATCCTCTTTAATCGGCATCAAATTAACAATCAACAGATTCAACCCCTTACTAATCCGTTGATCTGTAAAAGCGGTATGTTCCGCTTTTAATGCAGGCAGAATAGGAATTCCTTCAGTAAACAGCATTTTAAATTGCGTCTAATCCTTTTTCTAAGTCATTAAGGATATCATCAATATGCTCAAGTCCTACAGAAATACGAATTGTTTCAGGCGTAATACCTGCAGATAATTGTTCTTCAGGTGTTAATTGCGCATGCGTTGTAGAAGCAGGATGAATCACTAATGATTTCGCATCCCCTACATTCGCAAGCAATGAGAACAATTCTAAGGACTCGATAAATTTGATACCTGCATCATAACCGCCTTTGACACCGAAAGTGAAAATAGAACATGCACCTTTAGGAAGGTATTTTTCTTTTAAATCATAATACTCGCTTGTAGGCAGACCTGCATATTTTACCCATTCTACTTTTTCATGATTATTCAAGAACTCAGCCACTTTCTCAGCATTTTCAACATGACGTTCCATTCTGAGAGATAATGTTTCTAAACCTTGAAGTAATAAGAAAGCATTTATTGGAGACAAACAAGCACCTGTATCACGTAATAATGTTGTTCTGATTTTAAATGCTAACGCCGCTTCACCAAAAGCATCCGCAAATACTAAATCATGATAAGACGGGTCCGGTTCTGTCAATCCAGGGAATTTATCATTTTGTTTCCAGTCAAAGTTGCCGCCATCTACAACAACCCCGCCCATAGAAGTACCATGGCCGCCGATAAACTTAGTTGCAGAATGAACTACAATATTCGCACCGTGTTCAATCGGTCTGAATAAATAGGGAGAAGCAAATGTATTATCCACGATTAAAGGAATACCTGCTTCATGCGCAATTTCCGCTAATGCTTCTACATCTTCTACGTTACCTTCAGGATTACCGATAGTTTCGATGTAGATAGCTTTTGTATTATCTTTAATCGCATTTTTCACTTCATCTAAATTCTTGCTGTCGACAATAGAAACGTCGATTCCGTATTTTGGCAAAGTATGGTTGAATAATGTGAATGTACCGCCATATAATGTTGAGCTTGCTACAATATGATCTCCTGCTTCAGCAACAGTTTGTACTGCATACGTAATTGCTGACATACCAGAAGATACGGCTACCCCTGCAGAACCGCCTTCTAATTCCGCTACACGTGTTTCAAATACTGCTACGGTAGGATTCGTTAAACGAGAATAAATATTGTCCAGTGCGTTTAAACCAAATAAATCTGCTGCGTGCTGTGTGTCGTCAAATGTAAAAGATGTCGTTTGGTAAATTGGTACTGCTCTCGAATTTGAAGCGGAATCCACTTCTTGTCCTGCGTGTAATTGTAATGTCTCAAATTTAAAATCGTTTGTCATGTTCCATTTCCTCCTTATTTAACATAAAAAAATAGCCTACCTGAAAAGATAGACTTAAAGATCTCTTATCTTTCAGGTCTTCACCTGCTGGAATTAGCACCTAACTTAAATAGGTTGCCTGGTATCGTCGGGCCAGTCCCTCCACCATTCTGGATAAGTTTTATTTAATTTAATTCAGAGTATAAAACTTATCTTGTCGGTTGTCAACAGACTATTCATATTTTTCTGAAATTTAAATAAATTTATCCTGGCTTCACACTTTTTTAATAAAGCAGCTTGATTATAGTCAATCTTTCTAAAGCAAAAAACCTGATTGCCTTTATTCAGACAATCAGGTTTAATATTAAGCTGCTAATTTTTAGAACGGATGACACGAAGTACTTTGACCATATTCTGTCCAAGCGAACTATGTCTTGAATACACTAAGTACCTCGGTTCCCAATTCGGTTTGAATTTTTCTTTATACTGTCTTAAACCTCGGAAGCGGTATAAATTATTAAAATGTTCAAAAATGCGACCGGCAATACGTTCATTCAAATATGAAAATTCAGTTTGGCCTACGTTAGAAAGTGTCGCCATGCCCATGTTGAACGCTTTATAATCATGTTCTTGACCCCATAACAGCATATGCAGATACAAACCATCCATTAACGGTAAATCAACATCCGGCAGCCAGCGGATCAAATCAATTGAAATGGAATCGTTATAGTGCGTCGGCATTAAACTGCAAAATGCAATAATTCGGCCGTCTTTTTCTTTCAAGATACCGACAGGTGCTTTTGAGATATAGCTTTCTGTAAGCTGACCTACAGAAAAATGCATTTCATTTTTGCCATCCAACCATGCATCACTGACATGTTTAAGCTCAGCAAACATTTCTTTTGAAAACGGCGGTTCTACTATTTCGAATTCAATTTCTTGATCTGTAATTTTATTTAAGGTTGCTCTGAAACCTCTGCGTTTTTTGCCTGATGTCGTAAAAGTAGTCAGATCAATAACCGCTTCTTCACCTAATTTAAAGAACTGATTACCAAAATCGTGATATAAAGGCATATAACGATCACTTGCTTGATAGAAGATGATTTCATAACCCATTGTAAGTGCATAATCATAAATCGATTCCAATAAATGATTGAAACGTGCTGGATTACCGATAGGATCTCCTAATACAACCAGTGTATTGGATTTATAACGATACATAACAAATGCTTCTTGTGAATCATCCATAAAGACATCTTTGTCTCCGCTGTGTATCAAGTGACTTAAATAGTTGCCGCCATATTGTTCGATAATTTCTGAACAACGCTCAAAATCCGGTGTTGGACGTGCTTTAGAATAAGCTTGTTCAAATAACCATACAATAAATGCGACGATGATAAAGATAACAATCGCAGTCATCCATAGATAATAGCGCAATAAAGACGTATCCAGCTCAATTTTATAGGCATCTAAAGCATTCAGCACGATTTTAATGACATAGTGGTTCAAAATCAGCATCAGTGCACTGACAATAAACATCGCTACAATATGACGCATACGTAATGGGCGTTTTAAAATTGTTGTTTTATTGAATGAGTAAACCAGCAATGCAAATAAAACAACGAGCCAAAACATCAACAATATCGATGTATTCAAGTAGAGCGTGATTCCGAATATTAAAATAATCGCAACGAGTGCAAATAAAATAGCGCGTCGGCTTTGTTTGAAAATACCGCGTACATTCAACATTAAAATTAAACAAGCACTCGTATGAATCGTTACGATAATATAATAAAACATATGGTTAGGATCATATAATCCATCATAAATAATCGATACGTTATTCAACAAGAACATTAAACTCGTCAACGCAACGAGTAAACCTAAAGATAATGAAGGAATTTTAGAGAACATTGACTTTTGATATGAGAATAAAAACGATGTAACTTCTTTAGCCGGTGTATAGTAACGAGATTGTTCAATATAACGTCTTGCAGATGTTCCGAATTCAAAAATGGATAATATCATTGAAATTAAAAGCGGAATAAAGTAATACGCAAAACGATACATTAAGAGGCCTAAAACTATTTTTTCTTCAGGTAACCCTAAATATTTCAGTCCTACTAAAATCACGACATCAAAGGCACCGAATCCACCTGGAATAAAACTGATCAGACCTGCAATTGCAGCAATAATAAAGATACCAATTACAGATGTATAAGGTACCTCTAAATGCACAACACGTAATGAGAAGTACAAGACAGTACTTGCTGCAATCCATTCAACTGCAGAAACCAGTGTTAAATAGACACCTGTTAAACGATGATTTTTTTGCACGGGTTTCTTAATTGTGAAAATAATAAAGGCCGGCAAGAATAAGGCCACGATATACATCATGATATGTACAATCTGATATTTATCTAGAAGATGCGAGGCATTAAAGATATGCGTTACAACAAGAATAGATAAAAAACTTAATCCTGTCAGCATAGATAATAAAACTAATGATATATAATGCATCAGTGTTTTGGTATCTTTAGTGTAATTTTTATAAATGGCCAAACGCATGCCTGCACCAATGAAACCCCCAAAACCAATAATGGAGTTCAGCGCATTAATGATATAGCTGATTCTGAATATCTTCCCTGCTGATATTTTCAATTTCAAGGTACGTACCATAATAAAGTCATAAAAGCTGAGCAGTAAGATAGAGGCGCCGCCTAACGCAAATACACCTGTTAATTCTGCTCTGTTTAATTTTTCAAAAAGAATAAACGCCTTTTTGAAATCCATTTTAGAAACCTCTTGGTACAAAATGGAGGCAACGATAATGAATAATACGGTCGCAAAAACCACTTTCGCAATTGTCAGGAGACGGCTTTTTAATTCTTTTGACATTTTTTCACTCAATTCTCTTTTCTTATTTTATCAGAAATTAATTATTTGATTCATTTGTTAACAAATAATTCCAAACTACATAATAGAAATATACCACATTCCTAAAATTTTAAAAATGTAAAAACAGGCAATCACACCTAACAAAAGTGTCATTGCCTGTTTGATTTCCTGTATTAACGTACTTCGTTGTTAGGATTATCTTTCCACTCTTCGCTTGATACTTCATAAGGTTCCGAATCCTGACCGTAATAACGGTTATAGCGACGTTTGAAGATATCAAAGAGATGCATCACTAACACTTTTAAGACAGCATAACCTGGTATTGCTAGAATTACACCGACAACACCTAATAGATTTCCGGCACATAAAAGCACGAAAATAATTGTTAATGGATGGACTTTTAAAGTTTTACCCATTACGTTAGGTGAAATGAAGTGACCTTCAAAGAATTGAACTAATGTCCATACAACTACTAATTTTAATAACATAATCGGTGAAGTAATCAATGCAATGACAATCGCAGGTGAAATTGCAATGGTAGGACCTAAATAAGGCACTACACTTGTTACTGCTGCGATACATGCAAGCACTAAACTGTAATCTAATCCGATAATCGAATATCCGATAAACAGCAGAATACCGATACATAATGATACAAACATTTGTCCTTGAATGTATGAACCTACTTGCAAGCTCATGCTTTCAATCACTTCATGAAAATCTTGACGGAATTTCGGCGGTACGATTTTAATTGCTGTTTCTTTAAAGTGATGACCGTCTTTTAAGAAGAAAAAGAGTACAAATGGTGTTGTAACCAAAACTACTCCGACATTAACAACCGCTTCAGCAAACGACATCACTTTTGTTCCGAATCCATCAAAATAATCTGAAACCATCCCTGGTACTTTTCTAGCAAACTTATCTAATTGATCTTGAATCTGACCGTAAAAGTTGGATAATCCTGTACCTTTCGACATGCTCGTCACCTGATCAACAATATCATTGAATTTATCAACATATCGCGGCATATGATGACTGAAAGTTTTAATTTGACCGCCGATAATAGGAATTAATAAGTTAACAATCAATGCAATGACTGCTGCTGCGACACAGTATAAAATAATAATTCCCCATAATCTTGGTATACGATAACGTTCCATAAGATTAATAATCGGATTAAATAAATAAAAGAGAATGAGTCCTAGAATAACAGGTGCCGCTATGGTATTAAAAATAATCACAAAAGGCTGGAATATGTATGAGACTTTATCAAAAATAAAAATCGTAATACCGATAAGTATCAACATGACTAAGCCAAATAACAAATTCTTGCCTCCGATAAATTTCATAAAACGTGTTTCACTCAATGAGAAACGCTGTGGCTTATCGTTATTTGCCATATAATTCACCATTCCTTGTGCTTAATTAAACATATTCTATCGCTTCTTTGTAAAAAAAGAAACTTTTAATGCTAAAATGCTTGTTTTACCTATATATATTACCACGCCTATTCTAAAAGAAACCGAACAATTTTTTAAAAGTGTTGATTATACGTCGTCTGCTAAATACAAAAAAGAGCAACCTGTATCAGATTGCCCTTTCAATTCACAGTATGTTAATTATTGATCAAAATTAACTTTTCACCTTGTTCTACTTTTCCTGTATGCAAGACTTCGATATTTGCGCTGCCTGCATTTGTAATAATAATCGGAGTGATTGTATCATCTGCATGTTCTTTGATGTAATCTAAATCTACTCTCATCAATGGCTGACCTAAGATGATATTTTCATTTTCTTTCACTAAGATTTCAAAACCTTCTCCTTCTAATTTAACCGTTTCTAAACCGAAGTGAATCAGAAGTTCAATGCCATCTTTAGATTCTAAACCGATAGCATGTTTAGTCGGGAAGATCATTTTAACTGTACCATCAAACGGTGCAACAACTTCTCCTGTTTCAGGTTTGATTGCGATACCGTCACCCATCATTTTTGCAGAAAAGACTTTATCTGGCACTTCACTTAAATCAACCGCTTCACCTGTAATCGGTGCGTAAATCAATGCGCCGCCTTCAGCTACAATTTCAGCTGTTTCGACATCTCCATCTTCTGTAACAGTTATTTCAGCTGGAGAAGTAATCTTGCCATCCATAATCTGCTGCATATCATGTTTGATTTGATCAGATTTCGGTCCGAAAATCGCTTGCATATTATTACCGACTTCAAGCACACCTGATTCACCAAGTTGTTTTAATTTTTCTACATCTACTAATTCTTTGTCTCTGACTTCTACACGTAAACGCGTAATACAAGCATCTAGATGTTTAATATTTTCTTTATTGCCCATTGCTTCTAATACTTCAAACGGTAACTCACTAACAGAAACATCTTTACTTTCAACTTCTTTATCTTCACGACCTGGTGTTTTCAAGTTTAATTTTTTAATTAAGAATGTGAATAAGAAGTAGTAAATTACAGCATACACGATACCTACTGGAATAACTAATAATGCATTTGAGCGATCCCATGATAATAAACCATATAGAATGTAGTCGATAAATCCGCCTGAGAATGTCATACCGATTTGAACATGCAGCAAGTGCATAATCAAGAATGAAGTACCTGCTAAAATAACATGTGCCACATAAAGAATCGGTGCGACAAATAAGAATGAGAATTCTAAAGGTTCAGTAATACCCGTTAAAAATGATGTTAAAGCAGCAGATAACATTAACCCACCGACTACTTTACGGCGTTCTGGTTTGGCTTGACGATAAATCGCAAATGCTGCTGCCGGCAAACCGAACATCATAAATGGATATTTACCTGTTGTAAATGCACCAGATGTAAATGGAACACCATCTTGATATTGCGCCATCCATATACGTTGGTCACCACGTACTAAGTTGCCCGCTTCATTAACATAATGTCCAAATTCAAACCAAAATGGCGCATAGAAAATATGATGCAGACCGAACGGAATTAAAGAACGTTCAATAATACCGAAAATAAAAGTCGTTAATGCTAAGTTTTTACCTAATAAGAAATTAGATAAGTTGTTTAAACCATCTTGTACAGGCGGCCAAACAAAACTTAATACAATCCCTGTCACGATTGCTACAAGAGATGTAATAATCGGCACAAAACGTTTACCTGCAAAGAAGCCTAAGAATTGAGGGAGCTGGATATTATAGAACTTGTTATAACACCATGCTGCAAGTGCCCCGATAATAATACCTCCGAATACACCTGTTTGTAATGTCGGTATACCTAAAACCAAAGCATGCGCTGGATCTTTAGCAGATTGCCCCAGTGTTTTCGCACCATCTGCGTAACTGAAAATATCATCAATCGTAATACCTGCAATTTTTCCCATCGTCGCACTCATAATCAAGTATCCGACTAAAGCTGCAATCCCTGCTACACCATCTCCGCCTGCTAATCCGAGTGCAGTACCCATCGCAAACAACAATGGCAAGTTGTCAAAAATAACTTGTCCTGAAGATTCCATAATCTGACTGATTAATTGAATATAATGATTTTCCATCCATGGCGCAAAGTGCAAGATTTGTTCGTTGTGCATCGCGTTACCAAATGCTAATAAAATACCAGCAGCCGGTAAAATCGCAACTGGCAGCATCAATGCTTTACCAATTCGTTGTAACTGACCGAAAAACCTTTTTAACAGATTTTTCATTGTTTCCTCCTAAGTTGTAAATTCTAAAAAAGACATGAACAAAACCAGCTTCACTAGGTTCATTGTCCATGTCTGAAATCTGTCACATGCAAAGAATTTATACTTTTATCATTTATCGCAGTAGTGATGTTATTTCACTAAAATAACTTTATCACCTTGTTTAACTTCACCATGTTGCAATACTTCCATCGTACGACCATTTAAGTTCGTTACAACAATCGGCGTAATTGTACTATCTGCATTCTCTTTGATGTAATCTAAATCAACTTTCATTAATGGTTGACCTAATACAATATTTTCATTTTCTTTCACTAAGATATCGAAGCCTTTACCTTCTAATTTCACTGTTTCTAAACCGAAGTGAA from Staphylococcus condimenti carries:
- the msrA gene encoding peptide-methionine (S)-S-oxide reductase MsrA; the protein is MNINTAYFAGGCFWCMTQPFDSYDGIEKVTSGYMGGTVENPTYEEVKKGETGHLETVKVEYDVALFSYHKLLEIFFSVIDPTDAEGQYQDRGSQYRTAIFYTNEDQRETAEQYIEELKSTIDRDKAIATQILPVSEFYEAEEYHQDFYKKNPERFAEEEQQREAIKQQKSQ
- a CDS encoding homoserine O-acetyltransferase/O-succinyltransferase family protein, giving the protein MLFTEGIPILPALKAEHTAFTDQRISKGLNLLIVNLMPIKEDAERQLLRLFGQTDHSINVDFIYPVTHQSRTSSSERAAQYYKEFDDIKDHYYDGLIMTGAPVEHLSFSEVDYVEELKEIYDWSDTHVKQRMFICWGAQFALNYRYGIQKRMFPEKMTGIYRYHIMQEHPVLEAIPEYIIPQSRGSYMDPYEVMGEADLDVITYSPYTGMDFISNQAQTDLYIGGHFEYEADTLLNEYVRDREKNGEAAAKPKNYFRGDTLKPLPAYWIPYAQQLFQNWTDMMEKNRWRHDEINILE
- a CDS encoding O-acetylhomoserine aminocarboxypropyltransferase/cysteine synthase family protein: MTNDFKFETLQLHAGQEVDSASNSRAVPIYQTTSFTFDDTQHAADLFGLNALDNIYSRLTNPTVAVFETRVAELEGGSAGVAVSSGMSAITYAVQTVAEAGDHIVASSTLYGGTFTLFNHTLPKYGIDVSIVDSKNLDEVKNAIKDNTKAIYIETIGNPEGNVEDVEALAEIAHEAGIPLIVDNTFASPYLFRPIEHGANIVVHSATKFIGGHGTSMGGVVVDGGNFDWKQNDKFPGLTEPDPSYHDLVFADAFGEAALAFKIRTTLLRDTGACLSPINAFLLLQGLETLSLRMERHVENAEKVAEFLNNHEKVEWVKYAGLPTSEYYDLKEKYLPKGACSIFTFGVKGGYDAGIKFIESLELFSLLANVGDAKSLVIHPASTTHAQLTPEEQLSAGITPETIRISVGLEHIDDILNDLEKGLDAI
- the mprF gene encoding bifunctional lysylphosphatidylglycerol flippase/synthetase MprF — protein: MSKELKSRLLTIAKVVFATVLFIIVASILYQEVSKMDFKKAFILFEKLNRAELTGVFALGGASILLLSFYDFIMVRTLKLKISAGKIFRISYIINALNSIIGFGGFIGAGMRLAIYKNYTKDTKTLMHYISLVLLSMLTGLSFLSILVVTHIFNASHLLDKYQIVHIMMYIVALFLPAFIIFTIKKPVQKNHRLTGVYLTLVSAVEWIAASTVLYFSLRVVHLEVPYTSVIGIFIIAAIAGLISFIPGGFGAFDVVILVGLKYLGLPEEKIVLGLLMYRFAYYFIPLLISMILSIFEFGTSARRYIEQSRYYTPAKEVTSFLFSYQKSMFSKIPSLSLGLLVALTSLMFLLNNVSIIYDGLYDPNHMFYYIIVTIHTSACLILMLNVRGIFKQSRRAILFALVAIILIFGITLYLNTSILLMFWLVVLFALLVYSFNKTTILKRPLRMRHIVAMFIVSALMLILNHYVIKIVLNALDAYKIELDTSLLRYYLWMTAIVIFIIVAFIVWLFEQAYSKARPTPDFERCSEIIEQYGGNYLSHLIHSGDKDVFMDDSQEAFVMYRYKSNTLVVLGDPIGNPARFNHLLESIYDYALTMGYEIIFYQASDRYMPLYHDFGNQFFKLGEEAVIDLTTFTTSGKKRRGFRATLNKITDQEIEFEIVEPPFSKEMFAELKHVSDAWLDGKNEMHFSVGQLTESYISKAPVGILKEKDGRIIAFCSLMPTHYNDSISIDLIRWLPDVDLPLMDGLYLHMLLWGQEHDYKAFNMGMATLSNVGQTEFSYLNERIAGRIFEHFNNLYRFRGLRQYKEKFKPNWEPRYLVYSRHSSLGQNMVKVLRVIRSKN
- a CDS encoding AI-2E family transporter → MANNDKPQRFSLSETRFMKFIGGKNLLFGLVMLILIGITIFIFDKVSYIFQPFVIIFNTIAAPVILGLILFYLFNPIINLMERYRIPRLWGIIILYCVAAAVIALIVNLLIPIIGGQIKTFSHHMPRYVDKFNDIVDQVTSMSKGTGLSNFYGQIQDQLDKFARKVPGMVSDYFDGFGTKVMSFAEAVVNVGVVLVTTPFVLFFFLKDGHHFKETAIKIVPPKFRQDFHEVIESMSLQVGSYIQGQMFVSLCIGILLFIGYSIIGLDYSLVLACIAAVTSVVPYLGPTIAISPAIVIALITSPIMLLKLVVVWTLVQFFEGHFISPNVMGKTLKVHPLTIIFVLLCAGNLLGVVGVILAIPGYAVLKVLVMHLFDIFKRRYNRYYGQDSEPYEVSSEEWKDNPNNEVR
- the ptsG gene encoding glucose-specific PTS transporter subunit IIBC is translated as MLKRFFGQLQRIGKALMLPVAILPAAGILLAFGNAMHNEQILHFAPWMENHYIQLISQIMESSGQVIFDNLPLLFAMGTALGLAGGDGVAGIAALVGYLIMSATMGKIAGITIDDIFSYADGAKTLGQSAKDPAHALVLGIPTLQTGVFGGIIIGALAAWCYNKFYNIQLPQFLGFFAGKRFVPIITSLVAIVTGIVLSFVWPPVQDGLNNLSNFLLGKNLALTTFIFGIIERSLIPFGLHHIFYAPFWFEFGHYVNEAGNLVRGDQRIWMAQYQDGVPFTSGAFTTGKYPFMMFGLPAAAFAIYRQAKPERRKVVGGLMLSAALTSFLTGITEPLEFSFLFVAPILYVAHVILAGTSFLIMHLLHVQIGMTFSGGFIDYILYGLLSWDRSNALLVIPVGIVYAVIYYFLFTFLIKKLNLKTPGREDKEVESKDVSVSELPFEVLEAMGNKENIKHLDACITRLRVEVRDKELVDVEKLKQLGESGVLEVGNNMQAIFGPKSDQIKHDMQQIMDGKITSPAEITVTEDGDVETAEIVAEGGALIYAPITGEAVDLSEVPDKVFSAKMMGDGIAIKPETGEVVAPFDGTVKMIFPTKHAIGLESKDGIELLIHFGLETVKLEGEGFEILVKENENIILGQPLMRVDLDYIKEHADDTITPIIITNAGSANIEVLHTGKVEQGEKLILINN